The DNA window CGTTTAACGCCGGAATACCTTTCGAAGTATTCTTCAATTATTCTTTTGGCTTCGGTTTTTGATATTCCCAGAGCTTTTGATAGGCCGAAAGGTCCCATGCCGTAGATAATACCGAAGTTTATGGCCTTGGCCTGGCGGCGCATTTCCGGGGTTACCTCTTCTCTTTTTACCTGGAAAACTTCGGCGGCGGTGCTCGCGTGTATGTCGTCTCCTCGGGCAAAGGCTTCCAGCAATTTGGGATCTCCACTGTAGTGAGCCAGAACCCTGAGCTCTATCTGAGAATAGTCTGCCGCAACAAGGGTGCATCCTTCCGGAGCGATGAAGGCTTCACGGATACGCCTTCCTTCGTCCGTGCGTATGGGGATGTTTTGCAGGTTTGGGTTTGAACTGCTAAGGCGTCCCGTCGCCGTGACGGTCTGATTATAAGACGTATGAATGCGCCCTGTTTCGGGATTGATCATCTGAGGTAGGGAATCCACGTAGGTGTTCTTGAGTTTTGCAAGGCTCCTGTAGGCGAGGATTTCCTGAGCAATCGGGTGATGCAATGCAAGCTCTTCGAGGACGCTCATGTCCGTCGACGGCCCCGTTTTGGTTTTCTTGATAACCGGTAAACCAAGCCTGTTAAAGAGAATCTCTGCAAGCTGTTTTGGAGACTGGATATTGAACTCCTGGCCGGCCAGTCTGTAAATTTCTTCTTCACACCGCTGGAGTTTGACCTCCAGTTCTTTGGAAAGGTCATGAAGTCGGTTCTCGTCGATCAATACTCCGTGGTGTTCCATTGTGCCCAGGATTTCTATGAGCGGTAGCTCTATCGAAGTAAAAAGATCCATAAGATCTTCCTTCGTGAGCCTTTCCCTGAGCAGGGGCTCCAGCCTTATCACCACTTCGGCATCGGCACCGGCGTACTCCGCTGCGGCATCAAGTGGTACGTTCGCAAAGGAAGCAGATTTTCCTTTCCGATTGGCCGATGTGACTTCCCTGAAGGAAGTCATCTTTTCGCCGAGGTAACGTTCAACTATCCATTCGAGCCTGTGAGAATGCTGGCCGGGCTCGAGAAGGTAACTGGCTATCATTGAGTCAAAGGAAATGCCCCGGAGCTCAAGCCCATGTCGCTTGAAAACAACGTATTCATATTTCAGGTTTTGTCCCCATTTTTCAATCTTCTGGCTTTCGACAACAGGGCCGAAAATTGACAGGAACTCTTCCAGAGATACCCCGGAAGATCGGTGCGTAATCGGAAGATACCAGGCTTTAAGAGGTTCTACGGCCAGTGCCACTCCGACTATTTCGGCCCGCATGGGATCTTCGGAGGTGGTTTCAAGATCAATAGATACGTGACCGAAGGAGTGTATCCTTTCGATAACGGATCTGAGCTCTGCTTCGGTTTTAATTACGGTAACTCTTCGGTCCGGAATTTCCCTTACAGACATTTGCTCCTTTGCAGGAGAAGTGCGGGTTTTGCCCGAAATTTCGAGTTTTTTCTCCAATTCGGGAAGAAGGCTCTGAAAGCCCCAGGTTTTGAAAAGCTCATAAAGTTTTTGAAAGTCCGGATTTCCGGGTTTCAGCATTTCAAGGGTCGGTTGCTCGATGGCATCGTACTTCAGTGTAACGAGCTGTTGCGATAGTTTGAGATTATCGAGGTTTTCCAGAATTTTTTCTTTTAATTTCGGCGGGATCAATTCAGGGCGCTTCAGAAGATCCTCAACGGAATCCGCTATTGTGAGTAACTCCGCTGCTCTTTTGGGTCCTATACCGGGAACGCCGGGAATGTTGTCCGAAGTATCTCCCACCAGAGCAAGAAAATCTCTCATTTTCGAAGGGGGTACGCCGAACTTTTCCTCTACTTTTTTCTCATCGTACCAGATGTTCCTCTGGGGATCCC is part of the Thermodesulforhabdus norvegica genome and encodes:
- the polA gene encoding DNA polymerase I; translated protein: MNKGKTIYLIDGSSYLYRAFFAIPTRLTSPNGMPTTAIYGFAQMLQKVLNEKNPEFLCILFDAPGPKFRHSIYEDYKKTREAMPEDLALQVGAIKEMIDAYGIPRLEKEGYEADDLIASICRWAKDRGFRVVIVSGDKDLHQLIEKDQVLQWDPQRNIWYDEKKVEEKFGVPPSKMRDFLALVGDTSDNIPGVPGIGPKRAAELLTIADSVEDLLKRPELIPPKLKEKILENLDNLKLSQQLVTLKYDAIEQPTLEMLKPGNPDFQKLYELFKTWGFQSLLPELEKKLEISGKTRTSPAKEQMSVREIPDRRVTVIKTEAELRSVIERIHSFGHVSIDLETTSEDPMRAEIVGVALAVEPLKAWYLPITHRSSGVSLEEFLSIFGPVVESQKIEKWGQNLKYEYVVFKRHGLELRGISFDSMIASYLLEPGQHSHRLEWIVERYLGEKMTSFREVTSANRKGKSASFANVPLDAAAEYAGADAEVVIRLEPLLRERLTKEDLMDLFTSIELPLIEILGTMEHHGVLIDENRLHDLSKELEVKLQRCEEEIYRLAGQEFNIQSPKQLAEILFNRLGLPVIKKTKTGPSTDMSVLEELALHHPIAQEILAYRSLAKLKNTYVDSLPQMINPETGRIHTSYNQTVTATGRLSSSNPNLQNIPIRTDEGRRIREAFIAPEGCTLVAADYSQIELRVLAHYSGDPKLLEAFARGDDIHASTAAEVFQVKREEVTPEMRRQAKAINFGIIYGMGPFGLSKALGISKTEAKRIIEEYFERYSGVKRFIDETVQKATERGFVRTLMGRKRSIPELQSKSKTVRQQGERLAVNTTIQGTAADLIKKAMIDIYSALKSEGFQAVPILQVHDELVFEAPKGEENKLCSLIREKMAGVYNLKVPLVVDIGQGSNWAEAH